The following are encoded together in the Oncorhynchus nerka isolate Pitt River linkage group LG25, Oner_Uvic_2.0, whole genome shotgun sequence genome:
- the LOC115109140 gene encoding regulator of nonsense transcripts 1 isoform X3, which yields MSVEAYGPSSQTLTFLDTEEAELLGADTQGSEYEFTDFTLPSQTQTQGQTQSQLDNQVNGPDEELHNGGVDDVAKASQLLAELNFEEDEEDTYYIKDLPLHACSYCGIHDPASVVYCNTSKKWFCNGRGNTSGSHIVNHLVRAKCKEVTLHKDGPLGETVLECYNCGCRNVFLLGFIPAKADSVVVLLCRQPCASQSSLKDINWDSSQWQPLIQDRCFLSWLVKIPSEQEQLRARQITAQQINKLEELWKDNPTATLEDLEKPGVDEEPQHVLLRYEDAYQYQNIFGPLVKLEADYDKKLKESQTQDNITVRWDLGLNKKRIAYFSLPKTDSGDMRLMQGDEICLRYKGELAPLWKGIGHVIKVPDTPFVKDYGDEIAIELRSSVGAPVEIPHNFQVDFVWKSTSFDRMQSALKTFAVDETSVSGYIYHKLLGHEVEDVIIKCQLPKRFTAQGLPDLNHSQVYAVKTVLQRPLSLIQGPPGTGKTVTSATIVYHLARQGNGPVLVCAPSNIAVDQLTEKIHMSGLKVVRLCAKSREAIDSPVSFLALHNQIRNMDSMPELQKLQQLKDETGELSSADEKRYRALKRTAERELLMNADVICCTCVGAGDPRLAKMQFRSILIDESTQATEPECMVPVVLGAKQLILVGDHCQLGPVVMCKKAAKAGLSQSLFERLVVLGIRPIRLQVQYRMHPALSAFPSNIFYEGSLQNGVTAADRIKKGFDFQWPQPDKPMFFYVTQGQEEIASSGTSYLNRTEAANVEKITTRLLKAGAKPDQIGIITPYEGQRSYLVQYMQFSGSLHTKLYQEVEIASVDAFQGREKDFIILSCVRANEHQGIGFLNDPRRLNVALTRAKYGVIIVGNPKALSKQPLWNHLLNYYKEQKVLVEGPLNNLRESLMQFSKPRKLVNAINPGARFMSTAMYDAREALIPGSAYDRSSAGRPSNMYFQTHDQIGMIGAGPAHMAAMNMPIPFNLVIPPMPPPGYLAQANGPAAGRGGVLKGKAGRGGRQRTRGMGNHSGSGQSNGPNSQASQDVSSQPFSQGPLTQGYITMSQPSQMSQPGLSQPELSQDSYLGDEFKSQIDVALSQDSTYQGERAYQHGGVTGLSQY from the exons ATGAGTGTGGAGGCGTACGGGCCGAGTTCTCAAACGCTCACCTTCCTGGACACGGAGGAAGCGGAGCTACTTGGGGCTGATACCCAGGGCTCGGAGTACGAGTTTACCGATTTTACCCTCCCCAGCCAGACGCAAACTCAAGGCCAAACCCAGAGTCAGCTGGACAATCAG GTGAATGGTCCTGATGAAGAGCTTCACAATGGAGGAGTCGATGATGTGGCCAAGGCGAGCCAACTCCTTGCTGAGTTGAACTTCGAGGAGGATGAAGAAGACACCTATTACATCAAAGACCTCCCACTGCATGCCTGCAG TTACTGTGGCATCCATGATCCTGCATCTGTGGTGTACTGCAACACAAGCAAGAAGTGGTTCTGCAATGGACGTGGCAATACATCTGGCAG CCACATAGTGAACCACTTGGTGAGAGCCAAATGCAAAGAGGTGACTCTGCACAAAGATGGGCCACTGGGCGAGACGGTGCTGGAGTGCTACAACTGTGGCTGTCGCAACGTCTTCCTCCTGGGCTTCATCCCCGCCAAGGCCGACTCGGTGGTGGTGCTGCTGTGCAG GCAGCCATGTGCCAGTCAGAGCAGCCTGAAGGACATCAACTGGGACAGCTCCCAGTGGCAGCCACTGATCCAGGACCGCTGCTTCCTGTCCTGGCTGGTGAAGATCCCCTCAGAGCAGGAGCAACTCCGGGCCCGCCAGATCACAGCCCAGCAGATCAACAAGCTGGAGGAGCTCTGGAAG GATAATCCCACGGCCACTCTGGAGGACCTGGAGAAGCCCGGCGTAGATGAGGAGCCCCAGCATGTTCTGCTGCGCTATGAGGATGCCTACCAGTACCAGAACATCTTCGGCCCCCTCGTCAAGCTGGAAGCTGACTATGACAAAAAGCTTAAAGAGTCCCAG ACCCAAGATAATATAACAGTCAGGTGGGACCTGGGGCTAAATAAAAAGCGGATTGCTTATTTCTCCTTGCCCAAGACGGATTCAGGTG ACATGCGGCTGATGCAAGGAGATGAGATATGTCTGCGCTACAAAGGAGAGCTGGCCCCACTCTGGAAGGGCATCGGCCATGTCATCAAAGTCCCAGACA CACCCTTTGTGAAAGACTATGGAGATGAGATTGCTATAGAATTGCGCAGCAGTGTTGGAGCTCCTGTGGAAATACCCCACAACTTCCAGGTGGATTTTGTGTGGAAGTCCACTTCCTTTGACAG AATGCAGAGTGCCCTGAAGACCTTTGCTGTGGACGAGACATCCGTGTCAGGCTACATCTACCACAAGCTGCTGGGCCACGAGGTGGAGGATGTCATCATCAAGTGTCAGTTGCCCAAACGCTTCACTGCACAGGGCCTGCCTGACCTCAATCACTCTCAG GTGTATGCTGTGAAGACTGTGCTGCAGAGACCCCTCAGTCTTATCCAAGGCCCTCCCGGCACTGGGAAAACGGTCACCTCTGCCACCATAGTGTACCACCTCGCCAGGCAGGGCAATGG GCCCGTGCTGGTGTGTGCTCCCAGTAACATCGCAGTGGACCAGCTGACTGAGAAGATCCACATGTCTGGCCTGAAGGTGGTCAGGCTGTGTGCTAAAAGCAGAGAAGCCATtgactcccctgtctccttcctggcCCTGCACAACCAGATCCGCAACATGGACAG TATGCCAGAGCTCCAGAAGCTGCAGCAGCTGAAGGATGAGACCGGGGAGCTGTCGTCCGCTGACGAGAAGCGCTACCGGGCCCTGAAGCGCACCGCTGAGAGAGAGCTGCTCATG AATGCAGATGTGATCTGCTGTACCTGTGTGGGGGCAGGAGACCCCCGTCTGGCCAAGATGCAGTTCCGCTCCATCCTAATCGATGAGAGCACCCAGGCCACCGAGCCAGAGTGCATGGTGCCCGTGGTCCTGGGTGCCAAGCAG ctcattCTGGTGGGAGACCACTGCCAGCTGGGCCCAGTAGTGATGTGCAAGAAGGCAGCCAAAGCAGGCCTGTCCCAGTCTTTGTTTGAGCGTCTGGTGGTGCTGGGCATCAGGCCCATCCGTCTGCAGGTGCAGTACCGCATGCACCCAGCCCTCAGTGCTTTCCCCTCCAACATCTTCTACGAGGGCTCCCTGCAGAACGGAGTCACTGCTG CTGACCGCATCAAGAAAGGCTTTGACTTCCAGTGGCCACAGCCAGACAAACCCATGTTCTTCTATGTGACTCAAGGCCAGGAGGAAATCGCTAGCTCTGGAACATCCTACCTGAACAG AACTGAGGCAGCTAATGTGGAGAAGATCACCACCAGGCTGCTGAAGGCTGGAGCCAAGCCTGACCAGATAGGCATCATCACCCCCTACGAGGGCCAGAGGTCCTACCTGGTGCAGTACATGCAGTTTAGCGGCTCCCTCCACACCAAGCTCTACCAG GAGGTTGAGATCGCCAGCGTGGACGCGTTCCAGGGCAGGGAGAAAGACTTCATCATCCTGTCCTGCGTCCGAGCTAACGAGCACCAGGGCATCGGCTTCCTCAACGACCCGCGCCGTCTCAACGTGGCCCTCACCAGAGCCAA GTATGGGGTGATCATTGTGGGCAACCCCAAGGCCCTGTCCAAGCAGCCTCTGTGGAACCACCTGCTCAACTACTACAAGGAGCAGAAGGTTCTGGTGGAGGGACCCCTCAACAACCTGCGAGAGAGCTTGATGCAGTTCAGCAAGCCCCGCAAGCTGGTCAACGCCATTAACCCT GGAGCCCGGTTCATGAGCACTGCCATGTATGACGCCCGCGAGGCTCTCATCCCTGGGTCTGCCTACGATCGCAGCAGCGCAG GGCGTCCATCCAACATGTACTTCCAAACCCACGACCAGATCGGCATGATTGGGGCCGGGCCAGCCCACATGGCAGCCATGAACATGCCCATTCCATTCAACTTGGTGATACCTCCCATGCCTCCACCAGGCTACCTGGCCCAGGCTAACGGCCCTGCTGCAG GCCGTGGTGGGGTGCTGAAGGGCAAAGCGGGACGTGGCGGGCGCCAGAGGACCCGCGGAATGGGGAACCACAGTGGCAGTGGGCAAAGCAATGGGCCAAACAGCCAGGCCAGCCAGGACGTGTCTTCCCAGCCCTTCTCCCAGGGGCCACTCACCCAGGGCTACATCACCATGAGCCAGCCCTCACAGATGAGCCAACCTGGCCTCTCCCAGCCTGAACTGTCCCAG GACAGTTATCTAGGCGATGAGTTCAAGTCCCAGATCGACGTGGCTCTGTCGCAGGACTCGACTTACCAGGGTGAACGTGCATACCAACATGGTGGGGTGACTGGACTGTCACAGTACTAA